Proteins from one Mucilaginibacter jinjuensis genomic window:
- a CDS encoding ATP-grasp domain-containing protein, producing the protein MSQLVISHEHPDWFKPLFTELEKRAIAFDTVNPTEHQFAIEASKPDFNVFFNRMSPSAYLRDGVQGTFYTLNYLKYLEDKGVRVLNGYQAFTYETSKALQLLLLEELGIKYPKSRVVNHTSQVMAATEGLRFPIVIKANIGGSGAGIEKFDSLEEVKEAVANNQIDFGIDHTALVQEFIPARGGYITRVETLGGKYLYGIRVYTTGESFNLCPADICQTTAGTELVRNACAIDAPKNGLKVEAFTPSDEIIANIEAIVQASKIDVGGIEYIIDDRDGEVLYYDVNALSNFVADAVNVIGFNPHEKLVDFIEQEIAAVSTKEETYSI; encoded by the coding sequence ATGAGCCAATTAGTTATATCACACGAACACCCGGACTGGTTTAAACCCTTATTTACCGAGCTTGAAAAACGCGCGATAGCTTTTGATACCGTAAACCCTACAGAACATCAATTTGCAATTGAAGCATCAAAGCCAGATTTCAACGTATTCTTTAACCGCATGAGCCCATCTGCCTATTTGCGCGATGGTGTACAGGGAACTTTTTATACCCTTAACTATCTAAAATACCTCGAGGATAAAGGTGTACGCGTACTTAACGGCTACCAGGCTTTTACTTACGAAACATCAAAAGCATTACAATTACTGCTATTGGAAGAGTTGGGGATTAAGTATCCAAAATCGAGAGTGGTAAACCATACATCGCAAGTGATGGCAGCTACAGAAGGTTTGCGTTTCCCTATTGTTATCAAGGCCAATATTGGTGGAAGCGGTGCCGGTATCGAGAAATTTGATTCGCTTGAAGAAGTTAAAGAAGCGGTAGCCAATAACCAGATTGATTTCGGCATTGACCATACTGCCTTAGTGCAGGAATTTATCCCAGCCCGTGGCGGATACATTACCCGTGTAGAAACATTGGGTGGTAAATATTTATATGGTATTAGAGTTTATACCACAGGTGAGAGCTTTAACCTATGCCCGGCAGATATTTGCCAAACTACTGCCGGTACCGAATTAGTACGTAATGCTTGCGCCATTGATGCACCTAAAAATGGTTTAAAGGTAGAAGCTTTTACGCCTTCTGACGAGATCATCGCCAATATTGAAGCCATTGTACAAGCCAGTAAAATTGATGTTGGCGGGATTGAATACATTATTGACGACCGCGATGGCGAAGTGCTTTACTACGATGTAAATGCGCTATCGAACTTTGTGGCCGATGCGGTAAACGTAATTGGCTTTAATCCGCATGAAAAACTAGTTGATTTTATTGAGCAGGAAATTGCAGCGGTATCAACAAAAGAAGAAACTTACTCAATCTAA